The following coding sequences are from one Alosa alosa isolate M-15738 ecotype Scorff River chromosome 3, AALO_Geno_1.1, whole genome shotgun sequence window:
- the LOC125291588 gene encoding zinc-binding protein A33-like — MALRNLCETYLQERSQRASAGSEVLCSLHSEKLKLFCLEDKQPVCVVCRDSKKHKNHNFSPIDEAALDRKNYKSTVERAQCTLQDPERVSGALINVAKHLGNLKFRVWEKMQETVQYTPVTLDPNTAHPRLILSEDLTSVRRGDERQQLPDNPERFDRYASVLGSEGFNSGTHCWDVEVGERHMVECGCEGRVSPEEGSIWLCEWRVVCVGYKDGKYGAGAPPQPPTLLTVQQKLQRIRVQLDWDRGELSFSDPDNNTHLHTFTHTFTGRVFPYFNMGCKLSPLSIVAVKASVSVEQPS, encoded by the exons ATGGCGTTAAGGAACCTGTGTGAGACCTACTTACAGGAGAGAAGTCAAAGAGCTTCAGCAGGGTCTGAGGTGCTCTGCAGTCTGCACAGTGAGAAACTCAAGCTCTTCTGTCTGGAGGAtaaacagcctgtgtgtgtggtgtgtcgaGACTCAAAGAAACATAAAAATCACAACTTCAGCCCAATAGATGAAGCAGCACTTGACCGTAAG AACTACAAGAGCACAGTGGAAAG AGCCCAGTGCACACTGCAGGATCCAGAGAGGGTTTCAGGAGCTCTGATCAATGTGGCAAAGCACCTGGGCAACCTGAAGTTCAGAGTCTGGGAGAAGATGCAGGAGACTGTTCAGTACa ctcCTGTGACTCTGGATCCCAACACTGCACACCCACGACTCATCCTGTCTGAGGATCTGACCAGTGTGAGACGTGGTGATGAGAGACAGCAGCTTCCTGATAACCCAGAGAGATTTGATAGGTATGCCAGTGTCCTGGGCTCTGAGGGCTTTAACTCAGGGACTCACTGCTGGGATGTGGAGGTTGGAGAGAGACACATGGTGGAATGTGGGTGTGAAGGCAGAGTCAGCCCAGAGGAAGGGAGCATATGGCTATGTGAgtggagagtggtgtgtgtggggtataaaGATGGTAAATATGGAGCAGGTGCTCCACCACAGCCCCCCACTCTCCTCACAGTGCAGCAGAAACTCCAGAGGATCAGAGTGCAGCTGGACTGGGACAGAGGAGAGCTGTCATTCTCTGACCCTGATaataacacacacctacacactttcacacacacgttcactgGGAGAGTGTTTCCATACTTTAATATGGGCTGTAAACTCTCTCCTCTGAGTATTGTAGCAGTGAAGGCCTCTGTGTCAGTAGAGCAGCCCAGTTAG